In a genomic window of Rubidibacter lacunae KORDI 51-2:
- a CDS encoding GntR family transcriptional regulator: MQFHIQPDSEIPASKQLFDQIQFAIASRQFPPGHRLPSTRQLATITGLHRNTISKIYRQLEETGLVASHAGSGIYVRAQGHEGGAERPSPVLEQFPDAFELVQTSIDQMLARGCSLRQVRRLFLTEIEWRLRCSARVLVTVPRSDLGAGELMLQDLAPSLGVPVELVPMEELARVLEETDSATVVTSRYFIGQAEAIAVPLSVRAIPVDIHDYAEEIATIAQLPQHSRLGIVSISSGFLRPAERIIHSLRGDDLLVMTAQASDAYKLNALVRTARTIVCDRASYARVRQAIESAREDLIRPPEIMCSESYIGQKSIDTLKRELGLGEKLREESQPTDESQLHLG; the protein is encoded by the coding sequence GTGCAGTTTCACATACAGCCGGACAGCGAGATTCCTGCGTCGAAGCAACTCTTCGACCAAATCCAGTTTGCGATCGCCTCGCGGCAGTTCCCACCGGGTCACCGACTGCCGAGTACGCGCCAGCTTGCAACGATCACGGGGTTGCATCGCAACACGATCAGTAAAATCTACCGCCAGCTCGAAGAAACCGGACTGGTAGCGTCTCATGCCGGCTCGGGCATTTACGTGCGCGCGCAGGGACATGAGGGTGGTGCGGAACGCCCATCGCCGGTGTTGGAGCAATTCCCTGACGCCTTCGAACTGGTCCAGACTAGTATCGACCAGATGCTTGCGCGTGGCTGTTCGCTACGGCAAGTTCGTAGGTTGTTTTTAACCGAGATCGAATGGCGTTTGCGCTGTTCTGCGCGGGTCTTGGTAACGGTGCCGCGCAGCGACCTCGGGGCAGGGGAATTGATGCTGCAAGATCTTGCGCCGTCCTTAGGCGTACCGGTAGAACTAGTGCCAATGGAAGAATTGGCAAGGGTCTTGGAAGAGACGGACTCGGCGACAGTGGTCACTAGCCGCTATTTTATCGGTCAAGCCGAAGCGATCGCCGTACCGCTTTCTGTGCGGGCCATTCCGGTGGATATCCACGATTACGCCGAGGAAATCGCGACAATTGCTCAGTTGCCGCAGCACAGTCGCCTGGGGATTGTCAGCATCAGCTCGGGATTTCTGCGTCCGGCCGAGCGCATTATTCACAGCCTGCGCGGGGATGACTTGCTTGTGATGACCGCCCAGGCCAGCGATGCTTACAAACTCAATGCCCTCGTACGGACGGCACGGACGATTGTCTGCGATCGTGCCAGCTATGCGCGGGTTCGACAGGCGATCGAGTCGGCACGCGAAGATTTAATTCGCCCGCCCGAAATTATGTGTAGCGAAAGCTATATCGGTCAAAAATCGATCGATACGCTCAAGCGAGAGTTGGGATTGGGGGAAAAGCTGAGAGAGGAATCGCAGCCAACAGATGAATCACAGCTGCACTTGGGTTAA